In Micromonospora sp. WMMD980, the following are encoded in one genomic region:
- a CDS encoding RICIN domain-containing protein — translation MAYDGGSPHANYDWSIAAVNGWKARGLPAAKAVLGVPFYSRPGYYTYAALVGMDPANANRDCTTAGGAQQCYNGVPTVKRKTQWAMANAGGMMNWELSQDTTGATSLVTAIYDTVTGGSTPPPSGRTGPITGIAGKCVDVAAAGTANGTAVQLYGCNGTAAQSWTVAGDGTLRALGKCLDVTSAGTANGTKIQLWDCNGTGAQVWQAQGNGTLRNPVSNRCLDATDNSSADGTRLQIWDCFGGANQVWRLPA, via the coding sequence ATGGCGTACGACGGCGGCAGCCCGCACGCCAACTACGACTGGTCGATCGCCGCCGTCAACGGGTGGAAGGCGCGCGGCCTGCCCGCCGCCAAGGCGGTGCTCGGCGTGCCCTTCTACAGCCGGCCCGGCTACTACACCTACGCCGCGCTGGTCGGCATGGACCCGGCCAACGCCAACCGGGACTGCACCACGGCCGGCGGCGCCCAGCAGTGCTACAACGGCGTCCCGACGGTCAAGCGCAAGACGCAGTGGGCGATGGCCAACGCGGGCGGGATGATGAACTGGGAACTGTCCCAGGACACCACCGGCGCGACCTCGCTGGTCACCGCGATCTACGACACCGTCACCGGTGGCAGCACCCCGCCGCCGTCCGGACGCACCGGCCCGATCACCGGCATCGCCGGCAAGTGCGTCGACGTCGCCGCCGCCGGCACCGCGAACGGCACGGCGGTGCAACTCTACGGCTGCAACGGCACCGCCGCGCAGAGCTGGACCGTGGCCGGCGACGGCACGCTGCGGGCGCTGGGCAAGTGCCTCGACGTGACGAGCGCGGGCACCGCGAACGGCACGAAGATCCAGCTCTGGGACTGCAACGGCACCGGCGCCCAGGTCTGGCAGGCCCAGGGCAACGGGACGCTGCGCAACCCGGTGTCGAACCGGTGCCTGGACGCCACCGACAACAGCTCCGCCGACGGCACCCGACTCCAGATCTGGGACTGCTTCGGCGGCGCCAACCAGGTCTGGCGACTGCCGGCCTGA
- a CDS encoding glycoside hydrolase family 18 protein: MHRPHLRRRLAAGALALSTAVATLALTPSAAEAVVLPNGFKSVGYLPSWSGSVNSIQYGRLTHVNYAFVLPNGDGSLRAVENPGKLSSLVSLGHAANVKVSIAIGGWNDGDDSAFEALAANSGARGAFVNNVVAFVNQYNLDGVDIDWEYPDPGASASNYTLLMQQLGSALHSRGKLLTAAVVAEGYYVNGVPRPSSARSTG; encoded by the coding sequence ATGCACAGACCCCACCTCCGGCGACGCCTCGCCGCCGGTGCGCTCGCGCTGTCCACCGCCGTCGCGACGCTCGCCCTCACCCCCTCCGCCGCCGAAGCGGTGGTGCTGCCCAACGGCTTCAAGAGCGTCGGCTACCTGCCGTCCTGGAGCGGCAGCGTCAACAGCATCCAGTACGGCAGGCTCACCCACGTCAACTACGCCTTCGTGCTGCCCAACGGCGACGGCAGCCTGCGGGCCGTGGAGAACCCCGGCAAGCTCTCCTCGCTGGTGTCCCTCGGGCACGCCGCAAACGTCAAGGTCTCCATCGCCATCGGCGGCTGGAACGACGGCGACGACTCGGCGTTCGAGGCGCTCGCCGCCAACTCCGGCGCCCGCGGCGCGTTCGTCAACAACGTGGTCGCCTTCGTCAACCAGTACAACCTGGACGGCGTCGACATCGACTGGGAGTATCCCGACCCGGGCGCGTCGGCCAGCAACTACACGCTGCTGATGCAACAGCTCGGCAGCGCCCTGCACAGCCGGGGCAAACTGCTCACCGCCGCCGTCGTCGCCGAGGGCTACTACGTCAACGGGGTGCCACGGCCGTCTTCGGCGCGGTCGACTGGCTGA
- a CDS encoding catalase, with amino-acid sequence MDSSKSAQVVKGAVEAAVEKVGEALTPDVPGAPGSAPPSLEEPTAPHGPLPPKDEQGAPDTRTPTGAETGVPQIAEGQQGAYLTTANGARLRDTDHSLKAGPRGPVLLQDHHLREKIMHFDHERIPERVVHARGAGAHGVFVANGAAEKVTRAGFLKRGRETPVFVRFSTVLGSRGSADTVRDTRGFATKFYTDEGTFDLVGNNMPVFFIQDAIKFPDIIHAGKPHPDREIPQAQSAHDTFWDFVSLHTEAQHHTIWNMSDRGIPRSYRTMEGFGVHTFRLVDDAGATVLVKFHWKPKLGVHSLEWEEAQLINGMDPDFHRRDLYDAIEAGAYPEWELGIQVFPDTPEETFAGIDLLDPTKIVPEELAPVQPIGTLTLNRTPTNYFAEVEQVAFHVGHLPPGIDVTNDPLMQGRLFSYLDTQLTRLGGPNFPQIPINRPHADVNDMLRDGFHQHAVHAGVAPYRPNSLDGGNPFPAGDREHAFVDVPVTVAEAPKVRAAPASFDDHYSQVRLFWASMSPVEREHIVRAYTFELAKCYHQEIKERQLRCLANIDPVLCEQVATGLGLPAPQPTVPPAEVQPSPALSQVGREWPADGRVVGVVVDADGDLDDVAQVQRAVFDAGMVPLLIAAHGGTVGGLPVQRTFATARSVEFDAVLLAGAPAPAPDALPARDAKAGAPGSPTVDPRVLLLVEEAWRHAKAIGAWGGGAEVLQRAGVTGSPGVVAGGSGAEALDAVRRLMAAHRVWERFPASVA; translated from the coding sequence ATGGATTCCAGCAAGTCCGCCCAGGTCGTCAAGGGCGCCGTCGAGGCCGCCGTCGAGAAGGTCGGCGAGGCACTGACCCCGGACGTGCCGGGCGCGCCGGGCAGCGCGCCACCATCGCTCGAGGAGCCCACCGCGCCACACGGCCCGCTGCCGCCCAAGGACGAGCAGGGCGCGCCGGACACCCGTACCCCGACCGGCGCCGAGACCGGCGTGCCGCAGATCGCCGAGGGTCAGCAGGGCGCGTACCTCACCACCGCCAACGGTGCGCGGCTGCGCGACACCGACCACTCGCTGAAGGCCGGCCCCCGCGGCCCGGTGCTGCTCCAGGACCACCACCTGCGCGAGAAGATCATGCACTTCGACCACGAGCGCATCCCGGAGCGGGTGGTGCACGCCCGGGGCGCCGGGGCGCACGGCGTCTTCGTCGCGAACGGCGCCGCCGAGAAGGTCACCCGCGCCGGCTTCCTGAAGAGGGGCCGCGAGACGCCGGTCTTCGTCCGGTTCTCCACGGTGCTGGGCTCGCGCGGCTCGGCGGACACGGTCCGCGACACCCGCGGCTTCGCCACCAAGTTCTACACCGACGAGGGCACGTTCGACCTGGTCGGCAACAACATGCCGGTCTTCTTCATCCAGGACGCGATCAAGTTCCCGGACATCATCCACGCCGGCAAGCCACACCCGGACCGGGAGATCCCGCAGGCGCAGAGCGCGCACGACACGTTCTGGGACTTCGTCTCCCTGCACACCGAGGCGCAGCACCACACCATCTGGAACATGTCCGACCGGGGCATCCCGCGGTCCTACCGGACCATGGAGGGCTTCGGCGTGCACACCTTCCGCCTGGTCGACGACGCCGGGGCGACGGTGCTGGTGAAGTTCCACTGGAAGCCGAAGCTCGGGGTGCACTCGCTGGAGTGGGAGGAGGCGCAGCTGATCAACGGCATGGACCCGGACTTCCACCGCCGCGACCTCTACGACGCCATCGAGGCCGGCGCGTACCCGGAGTGGGAGCTGGGTATCCAGGTCTTCCCGGACACGCCGGAGGAGACGTTCGCCGGGATCGACCTGCTCGACCCGACGAAGATCGTGCCGGAGGAGCTGGCGCCGGTGCAGCCGATCGGCACGCTGACGCTCAACCGGACGCCGACCAACTACTTCGCCGAGGTCGAGCAGGTGGCGTTCCACGTCGGGCACCTGCCGCCGGGCATCGACGTCACCAACGACCCGCTGATGCAGGGCCGGCTCTTCTCGTACCTGGACACGCAGCTCACCCGGCTGGGCGGGCCGAACTTCCCGCAGATCCCGATCAACCGGCCGCACGCCGACGTCAACGACATGCTGCGCGACGGTTTCCACCAGCACGCGGTGCACGCCGGGGTGGCGCCGTACCGACCGAACTCGCTCGACGGCGGCAACCCGTTCCCGGCCGGCGACCGGGAGCACGCGTTCGTCGACGTCCCGGTGACGGTGGCCGAGGCGCCGAAGGTGCGGGCCGCGCCGGCCAGCTTCGACGACCACTACAGCCAGGTCCGGCTCTTCTGGGCGAGCATGTCGCCGGTGGAGCGGGAGCACATCGTCCGGGCGTACACGTTCGAGCTGGCCAAGTGCTACCACCAGGAGATCAAGGAGCGGCAGCTCCGGTGCCTGGCCAACATCGACCCGGTGCTCTGCGAGCAGGTCGCCACCGGCCTGGGCCTGCCCGCGCCGCAACCCACCGTGCCGCCGGCCGAGGTGCAGCCCAGCCCGGCGCTGTCCCAGGTCGGCCGGGAGTGGCCGGCCGACGGCCGGGTGGTCGGCGTCGTGGTCGACGCGGACGGCGACCTGGACGACGTGGCGCAGGTCCAGCGGGCGGTGTTCGACGCCGGCATGGTGCCGCTGCTGATCGCCGCGCACGGCGGCACGGTCGGCGGGCTGCCGGTGCAGCGCACGTTCGCCACCGCCCGTTCGGTCGAGTTCGACGCGGTCCTGCTGGCCGGCGCTCCGGCGCCGGCGCCGGACGCGTTGCCGGCGCGGGACGCCAAGGCCGGCGCGCCGGGCTCCCCGACCGTCGACCCGCGGGTGCTGCTGCTGGTCGAGGAGGCGTGGCGGCACGCCAAGGCGATCGGCGCGTGGGGCGGCGGGGCCGAGGTGCTCCAGCGGGCCGGGGTGACCGGCTCGCCGGGCGTGGTCGCCGGCGGCTCCGGCGCCGAGGCGCTCGACGCGGTGCGGCGGCTGATGGCGGCGCACCGGGTCTGGGAGCGGTTCCCGGCCTCGGTCGCCTGA
- a CDS encoding RNA ligase RtcB family protein, translating to MPASVSVFSSPGSWIESAALDQCHQIAALDGMTHVAAMPDLHPGKGAPIGAAMASTVLYPFLVGSDIGCGIAVFPIALRRAVPERLAARFPDLDRALHPDRDADDPAWSVLTGDVPAGHLDGLGTVGRGNHFVELARVGAIEAPEHAGRLGLAAGDLVLVVHSGSRGLGERILREHTEAHGAGPAPDPAAYLARHDDAVRWGSLNRRLLAARVAHALGAEPTEPVVDQCHNLVEVRDGHYLHRKGTAPGDGRDVLVAGTRGTPSHLVAAHAGAAANHSVAHGAGRKMSRADALRRGKAKHTVEELRRTPLGSLVVCGDRQLLFEEAPTAYKRIEQVVGDLVAHDLATPVTTTVPLVTYKTPDVAAGRRRGRR from the coding sequence GTGCCCGCCTCCGTCTCCGTCTTCTCCTCCCCCGGCAGCTGGATCGAGTCCGCCGCGCTCGACCAGTGCCACCAGATCGCCGCCCTCGACGGCATGACGCACGTCGCCGCCATGCCGGACCTGCACCCCGGCAAGGGCGCGCCGATCGGCGCCGCCATGGCGTCGACAGTTCTCTATCCATTCCTGGTCGGCTCCGACATCGGCTGCGGCATCGCGGTGTTCCCGATCGCGCTGCGCCGGGCCGTGCCGGAGCGGCTCGCCGCCCGGTTCCCCGACCTGGACCGGGCCCTGCACCCCGACCGGGACGCCGACGACCCGGCCTGGTCGGTGCTGACCGGCGACGTGCCGGCCGGGCACCTCGACGGCCTCGGCACGGTCGGGCGCGGCAACCACTTCGTCGAGCTGGCCCGGGTCGGCGCGATCGAGGCACCGGAACACGCCGGCCGGCTCGGGCTGGCCGCCGGCGACCTGGTGCTGGTGGTGCACTCCGGGTCGCGCGGGCTCGGCGAGCGGATCCTGCGCGAGCACACCGAGGCGCACGGCGCCGGCCCCGCGCCCGACCCGGCCGCCTACCTGGCCCGGCACGACGACGCGGTGCGCTGGGGCTCGCTCAACCGGCGGCTGCTGGCCGCCCGGGTGGCCCACGCGCTCGGCGCCGAGCCCACCGAGCCGGTCGTCGACCAGTGCCACAACCTGGTCGAGGTCCGCGACGGGCACTACCTGCATCGCAAGGGCACCGCCCCGGGCGACGGCCGGGACGTGCTGGTCGCCGGCACCCGGGGCACACCGTCCCACCTGGTGGCCGCGCACGCCGGCGCGGCGGCGAACCACTCGGTCGCGCACGGCGCCGGCCGGAAGATGTCCCGCGCCGACGCGCTGCGCCGGGGCAAGGCCAAGCACACCGTCGAGGAGCTGCGCCGCACCCCGCTCGGGTCGCTGGTGGTGTGCGGCGACCGCCAACTGCTGTTCGAGGAGGCGCCCACCGCCTACAAGCGCATCGAGCAGGTGGTCGGGGACCTGGTCGCGCACGACCTGGCCACCCCGGTCAC
- a CDS encoding discoidin domain-containing protein, with protein MAPTRRTLIRSLVAGSALAALPDLALTPAPATAASPAGDVVGKVTVGYQGWFSCPGDGAPIGGWWHWSRDRFQSPAPANTTIVSWPDMREYTRGYPTAYPNLGDGRPATLFSSYDQQTVDTHFRWMREYGCDTAALQRFNPFGDEGPTRDAMAAKVRSAAERFDRKFYVMYDVTGWTAMRTQLKEDWTTRMSAHTASPAYARQNGRPVVCVWGFGFADDGRPFAPDACLDVVRWLKAQGCYVIGGVPTYWRQGINDSRPGFGEVYRAFDMLSPWMVGRTGTLDGLDWFHANVNVPDLADCAAHGIDYQPCVMPGDLSAGHRRHGDFYWRHLYNMVRLGAQGLYVSMFDEFNEGNQIAKTSETGASTPAGTGIRALDEDGTACSADYYLRLTADGGRMLKGQLALTPVRPTPPVVGGGQPPTGDLAAGRPASASSQQGGPYGPGNAVDGDRGSYWESANGAFPQWWQADLGATWPVARLVLALPAGWAARTQTLSAQGSTDGATFGTLTGPADVRFDPATGNQATLTFPATGVRYLRVRFTANTGWPAGQLATLSAYAS; from the coding sequence ATGGCGCCCACCCGCCGAACCTTGATCCGGTCCCTGGTGGCCGGGTCCGCGCTCGCCGCGCTGCCCGACCTCGCGCTCACCCCCGCCCCCGCGACCGCCGCCAGCCCTGCCGGCGACGTGGTCGGCAAGGTCACCGTCGGCTACCAGGGCTGGTTCAGCTGCCCGGGTGACGGCGCCCCGATCGGCGGCTGGTGGCACTGGAGCCGGGACCGGTTCCAGTCCCCCGCACCGGCCAACACCACGATCGTGTCCTGGCCGGACATGCGGGAGTACACCCGCGGCTACCCCACCGCCTACCCGAACCTCGGCGACGGCCGGCCGGCGACGCTCTTCTCCTCCTACGACCAGCAGACCGTGGACACCCACTTCCGCTGGATGCGCGAGTACGGCTGCGACACCGCGGCGTTGCAACGGTTCAACCCGTTCGGCGACGAGGGACCGACCCGCGACGCCATGGCGGCAAAGGTCCGCTCGGCGGCCGAGCGCTTCGACCGCAAGTTCTACGTCATGTACGACGTGACCGGCTGGACGGCGATGCGGACGCAGCTCAAGGAGGACTGGACGACGAGGATGTCGGCGCACACCGCCTCACCGGCGTACGCCCGGCAGAACGGGCGGCCGGTGGTCTGCGTGTGGGGTTTCGGCTTCGCCGACGACGGCCGCCCGTTCGCGCCCGACGCCTGCCTGGACGTGGTGCGCTGGCTCAAGGCCCAGGGCTGCTACGTGATCGGCGGGGTACCGACCTACTGGCGGCAGGGGATCAACGACTCCCGCCCCGGCTTCGGCGAGGTCTACCGGGCGTTCGACATGCTCTCGCCGTGGATGGTGGGGCGCACCGGGACGCTCGACGGGCTGGACTGGTTCCACGCCAACGTCAACGTCCCCGACCTGGCCGACTGCGCGGCCCACGGCATCGACTACCAGCCCTGCGTGATGCCCGGCGACCTCTCCGCCGGCCACCGCCGGCACGGCGACTTCTACTGGCGGCACCTCTACAACATGGTGCGGCTCGGCGCGCAGGGGCTCTACGTGTCGATGTTCGACGAGTTCAACGAGGGCAACCAGATCGCGAAGACCAGCGAGACCGGGGCGTCCACCCCGGCCGGGACCGGGATCCGGGCGCTCGACGAGGACGGCACGGCCTGCTCGGCGGACTACTACCTGCGGCTCACCGCCGACGGTGGCCGGATGCTCAAGGGGCAGTTGGCGCTGACACCGGTGCGGCCCACCCCGCCGGTGGTCGGGGGCGGCCAGCCGCCGACCGGCGACCTGGCGGCCGGGCGGCCGGCGTCGGCGAGCAGCCAGCAGGGCGGACCGTACGGTCCCGGCAACGCGGTCGACGGCGACCGGGGCAGCTACTGGGAGTCGGCCAACGGCGCGTTCCCGCAGTGGTGGCAGGCCGACCTGGGGGCCACCTGGCCGGTGGCGCGCCTGGTGCTCGCGCTGCCGGCCGGGTGGGCGGCCCGGACGCAGACGCTCTCGGCGCAGGGCAGCACCGACGGGGCGACGTTCGGCACGCTCACCGGCCCGGCCGACGTCCGGTTCGACCCGGCCACCGGCAACCAGGCCACGCTCACGTTCCCGGCCACCGGAGTCCGGTACCTGCGCGTGCGGTTCACCGCCAACACCGGCTGGCCCGCCGGACAGCTCGCGACGTTGTCCGCGTACGCCTCGTGA
- a CDS encoding peptidylprolyl isomerase, with protein MSSETRPHAALPLLARLAGVTVVAAALVAGSAVAATAAPAADPAPTKGPCAYTPTPDEPAARPVPLPPDPRRTPDRGTVRVTLRTNQGPIGLILDREQAPCTVQSFLHLTRHRFYDRTPCHRLTAYPTLTVLQCGDPSGTGEGGPGYRYRDELPTDLPPAPTDPTGVRRLYARGTLAMANAGPDTNGSQFFLVQRDSALRPNYTVFGRVDAAGLATLDRIAAGGIAATPEDPAPVDGAPAHPVQICRAKRGR; from the coding sequence GTGTCGAGCGAAACCCGACCGCACGCCGCCTTGCCGCTGCTGGCCCGTCTCGCCGGGGTGACGGTGGTCGCCGCCGCGCTGGTCGCCGGCTCCGCCGTCGCCGCGACCGCGGCACCGGCCGCCGACCCCGCGCCGACCAAGGGGCCGTGCGCGTACACGCCGACGCCGGACGAGCCGGCGGCCCGGCCGGTGCCGCTGCCGCCGGACCCGCGCCGCACGCCGGACCGGGGGACGGTACGGGTCACGCTGCGCACCAACCAGGGGCCGATCGGGCTGATCCTGGACCGCGAGCAGGCGCCGTGCACGGTGCAGAGCTTCCTGCACCTGACCCGGCACCGGTTCTACGACCGGACGCCCTGTCACCGGCTCACCGCGTATCCGACGCTGACGGTGCTGCAGTGCGGTGACCCGTCGGGCACCGGCGAGGGTGGCCCGGGTTACCGGTACCGCGACGAGCTGCCCACCGACCTGCCGCCCGCGCCGACCGACCCGACCGGTGTCCGCCGCCTCTACGCCCGGGGCACGCTGGCCATGGCGAACGCCGGGCCGGACACCAACGGCAGCCAGTTCTTCCTGGTCCAGCGCGACTCGGCGCTGCGTCCCAACTACACCGTCTTCGGCCGGGTGGACGCGGCCGGGCTGGCCACGCTGGACCGGATCGCGGCCGGCGGGATCGCCGCCACGCCGGAGGATCCGGCGCCGGTCGACGGCGCGCCGGCCCACCCGGTGCAGATCTGCCGGGCCAAGCGGGGCCGCTGA